The genomic region CGGCGGTTATCGCGCCGCGACGTTGAACCTGATGGTGCCGCGCATCACGTGCCCGTCGTGCGCCATGGTGCGCCAGGTGACGGTGTAGGCCCCCGGCTCCAGCCGCCCGCGCGTGTTCGTGGCGACGGACGGGTTCTGGCCGCGCGCGTGCTGCGCCGCCAGCGGCGTCAGCGCGACGTTCCGTCCGCCCGGCCCGGCCAGCCGCACGGTGGTGACGCGCATCTCCGGCGCCTCGGTGAACCACAGCTCGATGTGGCACGGGCCCGGGGGCAGCGTGGCGTCCGCCGCAGGCGTGGAGCGCACCAGCCGCAGGTGGAACGCCTCCGCGGCCGCCGCCTCGCCATCCGCCCCGCGCAGCGCCGGCGCCATCGCACCCGACGCGGCCACCGCCACAGCCATCACCCCGGCGGCAACCCACCGGCGGCCGCGCATCTTCGTTACGATCTCCCG from Longimicrobium sp. harbors:
- a CDS encoding copper resistance CopC family protein, which translates into the protein MREIVTKMRGRRWVAAGVMAVAVAASGAMAPALRGADGEAAAAEAFHLRLVRSTPAADATLPPGPCHIELWFTEAPEMRVTTVRLAGPGGRNVALTPLAAQHARGQNPSVATNTRGRLEPGAYTVTWRTMAHDGHVMRGTIRFNVAAR